The following are encoded in a window of Algiphilus aromaticivorans DG1253 genomic DNA:
- a CDS encoding VOC family protein, which yields MIGYVTLGSDDLARASAFYDALLAEFGAKRFMESDRLVIWGSGPGAPMLGVIRPNDGQPASVGNGVMVALAAGSREAVDKLHAKALSLGATDEGAPGERMSGFYGGYFRDLDGHKLNFFHMG from the coding sequence ATGATCGGTTACGTCACGCTCGGTAGCGATGATCTCGCCCGTGCCAGCGCTTTCTACGACGCCCTGCTCGCAGAATTCGGCGCCAAGCGCTTCATGGAAAGCGATCGGCTCGTCATCTGGGGCAGCGGTCCCGGCGCGCCCATGCTCGGTGTCATCCGCCCCAACGACGGGCAGCCGGCGTCGGTGGGGAACGGCGTCATGGTGGCGCTGGCCGCCGGCTCGCGCGAGGCGGTCGACAAGCTGCACGCCAAGGCGCTGTCGCTGGGCGCGACGGACGAAGGCGCTCCCGGCGAGCGCATGAGCGGTTTCTACGGCGGCTACTTCCGCGACCTCGACGGCCACAAGCTCAACTTCTTCCATATGGGCTGA
- a CDS encoding tetratricopeptide repeat protein — protein MLRTPCLLAGLLSATVHAAPYEPYVPATGEQVLLRVAPDDSEAASRVRALREAARAAPGDVDAAVRFAHAAIERARATADPRWYGQAESVLVHWEDAPSTPVAIRVLRATIAQHRHRFEQALAELDAVIAEQPGHPQARVTRAVIHSVQARYQQALRDCAALLRVGELLTTTCMATPRSLSGEAEAALAQLDRALARAPGDAGTRLWALTVAAEIADRLNRDDADARYQRALAAEGAGRNLYLKLAYADFLLHNDRPDEVAELLPPYGDTTEAQIRILRARAQQGEPVDPGPLRARLDTIRTRGSEPHYREEAMTALHLEQRPAEALWLARENWRQQREPLDALLLLQAALSADDPSAAAPVRRWMRDNGVQDHRLQALREQLADTEEASL, from the coding sequence ATGCTGCGTACCCCCTGCCTTCTCGCTGGCCTGCTGAGCGCGACGGTTCATGCTGCGCCTTACGAACCCTATGTCCCGGCTACCGGCGAGCAGGTGCTGCTGCGCGTCGCGCCGGACGACTCGGAGGCCGCATCACGCGTTCGCGCTCTGCGCGAGGCCGCTCGCGCGGCCCCCGGTGATGTCGACGCTGCCGTGCGCTTCGCGCACGCGGCCATCGAGCGCGCCCGCGCCACCGCCGACCCGCGCTGGTACGGACAGGCCGAGAGCGTGCTCGTGCACTGGGAGGACGCACCGAGCACACCGGTAGCCATCCGCGTGCTGCGCGCAACCATCGCCCAGCACCGGCATCGCTTCGAGCAGGCACTGGCCGAGCTCGACGCGGTCATCGCCGAGCAGCCCGGCCATCCGCAGGCGCGCGTCACGCGCGCGGTGATCCACAGCGTGCAGGCGCGCTACCAGCAGGCGCTGCGCGACTGCGCGGCGCTGCTTCGCGTCGGCGAGCTGCTGACCACGACCTGCATGGCGACGCCGCGCAGCCTCAGCGGTGAGGCAGAAGCTGCGCTGGCACAACTCGACCGCGCGCTGGCGCGCGCGCCCGGCGACGCCGGCACGCGACTATGGGCGCTGACCGTGGCAGCCGAAATTGCCGATCGCCTGAACCGCGACGATGCCGACGCGCGCTATCAGCGCGCCCTTGCCGCGGAGGGCGCCGGACGGAATCTCTATCTGAAACTGGCCTACGCCGACTTCCTGCTGCACAACGACCGACCCGACGAGGTCGCGGAGCTGCTGCCGCCCTACGGCGACACCACTGAGGCGCAGATCCGCATCCTGCGCGCCCGCGCGCAGCAAGGCGAGCCCGTGGATCCCGGCCCGCTACGCGCCCGCCTCGACACCATCCGCACGCGCGGCAGTGAGCCGCACTACCGCGAGGAAGCCATGACGGCGCTGCATCTCGAACAGCGCCCGGCCGAAGCGCTGTGGCTGGCGCGCGAGAACTGGCGGCAGCAGCGCGAACCACTCGACGCGCTGCTGCTGCTGCAGGCGGCCCTCTCCGCCGACGACCCGTCGGCTGCCGCGCCCGTTCGCCGATGGATGCGCGACAACGGCGTGCAGGATCACCGGCTGCAGGCGCTGCGCGAGCAGCTCGCCGATACTGAGGAGGCCAGCCTATGA
- the djlA gene encoding co-chaperone DjlA, which translates to MLGGFLIGGLIGALFSGWSGFFIGGLIGYFVARPLLRWAIRARFGQLQTQFLDSVFAVMGAICKADGQVTDDEIRVAEQLFERLRLDEAARARARTAFARGKAADFDLDAEVARFAASARGQRALMSMFLQLQIAAVGADGRIHPAEHEMLVRIARGLGLSEAEVARMEAMLRGAASGGTGTGQRSSVDLDWAYQVLDVSPQASDAEVKKAYRKLINENHPDRLAAKGLPESMRPMAEEKTRDLTTAYDRIRQARGTA; encoded by the coding sequence ATGCTAGGCGGATTTCTCATCGGCGGGCTGATCGGCGCGCTCTTCAGCGGTTGGTCCGGATTCTTCATCGGTGGCCTGATCGGTTACTTCGTCGCGCGGCCGCTGCTGCGCTGGGCGATCCGTGCCCGCTTCGGCCAACTGCAGACCCAATTCCTGGACAGCGTCTTCGCCGTCATGGGCGCGATCTGCAAGGCCGACGGTCAGGTCACCGACGACGAGATCCGGGTTGCCGAGCAGCTCTTCGAGCGCCTGCGCCTCGATGAAGCTGCACGCGCGCGGGCAAGAACTGCCTTTGCGCGCGGCAAAGCGGCGGACTTCGATCTCGATGCGGAAGTGGCGCGATTCGCTGCCAGCGCGCGCGGCCAGCGCGCACTGATGTCCATGTTCCTTCAGCTTCAGATCGCGGCGGTAGGCGCAGACGGCCGTATCCACCCGGCCGAGCACGAGATGCTGGTGCGCATCGCGCGCGGCCTCGGGCTCTCAGAAGCCGAAGTGGCCCGCATGGAGGCGATGCTGCGCGGCGCCGCCAGCGGTGGCACGGGCACCGGCCAGCGCAGTAGCGTCGATCTCGATTGGGCCTATCAGGTGCTGGACGTCTCGCCGCAAGCCAGCGACGCCGAGGTCAAGAAGGCCTATCGTAAGCTGATCAACGAGAACCACCCGGATCGCCTCGCCGCCAAGGGTCTGCCCGAGAGCATGCGCCCCATGGCGGAAGAGAAGACGCGCGACCTCACCACCGCCTACGACCGCATCCGCCAGGCACGCGGCACGGCCTGA
- a CDS encoding cold-shock protein, with amino-acid sequence MSDTATGTVKWFNDAKGFGFITPAEGGDDLFAHFKEIQGSGFRSLTEGQRVEYVPQRGPKGMQATQIRAI; translated from the coding sequence ATGAGCGATACCGCTACCGGAACCGTCAAGTGGTTCAACGATGCCAAGGGCTTCGGCTTCATCACCCCCGCCGAGGGTGGCGATGATCTCTTCGCCCACTTCAAGGAAATCCAGGGCTCGGGCTTCCGCAGCCTGACTGAAGGCCAGCGCGTGGAATACGTTCCGCAGCGCGGCCCGAAGGGCATGCAGGCCACGCAGATCCGCGCTATCTAA
- a CDS encoding tetratricopeptide repeat protein, which produces MKAILTAAAMGLMLSGCGTAEEAGQSKSKTGEVAELRTANDKCRQLVDNADIEAANPLCLSALEDAREFSEQSPEYAQAVANTAWLFHMRGQDEDAKQFYQRAVGLQEAQVDAEPRALARTLADYGMLLTNGGDAEAGMARLERAQALLSDAGAEESEAMAALYGDMAETYEVADDMEASLEMYRASVDAYRAALGDAHANVGVALNNLGTALQIQQDFDAAEKVLKEAAGILEEALGSEHPVTGMAQANLRDNDSLREDAQARAEMAEEEGA; this is translated from the coding sequence ATGAAGGCGATTCTCACGGCAGCGGCGATGGGACTCATGCTGAGCGGTTGCGGCACGGCCGAAGAGGCCGGGCAGAGCAAGAGCAAAACCGGCGAGGTGGCCGAGCTGCGCACCGCCAACGACAAGTGCCGGCAGCTGGTCGACAACGCCGACATCGAGGCGGCGAATCCACTCTGCCTGTCGGCATTGGAGGATGCCCGCGAGTTCAGCGAGCAGAGTCCCGAATACGCTCAGGCCGTCGCCAACACGGCGTGGCTTTTTCATATGCGCGGCCAGGACGAGGACGCCAAGCAGTTCTATCAGCGCGCCGTCGGGCTTCAGGAAGCGCAGGTTGACGCCGAACCGAGGGCGCTGGCGCGTACCTTGGCCGACTACGGCATGCTGCTGACCAACGGCGGCGATGCCGAAGCCGGCATGGCCCGACTGGAGCGCGCCCAAGCGCTGCTGAGCGATGCCGGCGCCGAGGAAAGCGAAGCCATGGCTGCGCTCTACGGCGATATGGCAGAGACCTACGAGGTTGCCGACGATATGGAAGCCTCGCTGGAAATGTATCGCGCCTCGGTGGATGCCTACCGCGCGGCGCTGGGGGATGCGCACGCCAATGTCGGCGTGGCCCTCAACAACCTCGGCACCGCTCTGCAGATCCAGCAGGACTTCGATGCCGCCGAGAAAGTGCTGAAGGAAGCCGCCGGCATCCTCGAAGAGGCGCTGGGTTCCGAGCACCCCGTGACCGGTATGGCGCAGGCCAATCTGCGCGACAACGACAGCCTGCGCGAGGACGCCCAGGCGCGCGCGGAGATGGCCGAGGAAGAGGGCGCCTGA
- a CDS encoding DUF4331 domain-containing protein → MQSKTLIAGLLSGAAIAAAGSAGASSHREAPFITEMPKVDGTDFYMFRSYEEGRDDMVTLIANYHPLQDSYGGPNYFSMDPNALYEIHIDNNGDAQEDLSFQFRFDTQINNAAIDTGAENPVTIPLINSVPDGIGPDAGRLEGVNRVESYQVTLQQGDRRSSADPMALTNLGNAAGQGNGTTSFRKPIDFIGEKSFNGDYESYAQNHVYGIDLGTCGEGRVFVGQRQEGFVINLGEVFDLINTNPLGPRDGESNIVGDKNVTSIAMEVPTSCLTDGDPVVGAWTTASVRQARVMNPFPDMPSGSDGESGAPAVEGGPWVQVSRLGNPLVNEVVIGLDKKDRFNHSEPVDDPQFLDFVTHPVLPVVASSLFGTAVPETPRNDLVQVFLTGVPGLNQPQAIADGEGAPGEILRLNTAVAPVAPSDQSDMGVLACDLAGFPNGRRPYDDVTDIALTAALGSITAGNPNGLQFCDTGAEGGPAVVNAGAIVTDGARALGPTAGTSNGSDTAGGVTYLDRFPYLNTPLPGSPAN, encoded by the coding sequence ATGCAGTCAAAGACACTTATTGCCGGCTTGCTGTCCGGCGCGGCCATTGCCGCCGCCGGTTCCGCGGGCGCTTCCAGCCACCGCGAGGCCCCCTTCATCACCGAAATGCCCAAGGTGGACGGGACCGACTTCTACATGTTCCGCAGCTACGAGGAAGGCCGCGATGACATGGTCACTCTCATCGCGAACTATCACCCGCTGCAGGACAGCTACGGTGGCCCCAACTACTTCTCGATGGATCCGAACGCTCTCTACGAGATCCATATCGACAACAACGGCGATGCGCAGGAAGACTTGAGCTTCCAGTTCCGTTTCGATACCCAGATCAACAACGCCGCCATCGACACCGGCGCCGAGAACCCGGTCACGATTCCGCTGATCAATTCCGTGCCCGATGGCATCGGCCCCGACGCCGGTCGGCTCGAGGGTGTCAACCGCGTCGAGAGCTATCAGGTAACCCTGCAGCAAGGCGACCGCCGTAGCAGCGCCGACCCGATGGCGCTGACGAATCTCGGCAACGCCGCCGGCCAGGGCAACGGTACGACTAGCTTCCGCAAGCCGATCGACTTCATCGGTGAGAAGAGCTTCAACGGCGACTATGAGAGCTATGCGCAGAATCATGTCTATGGCATCGATCTGGGCACCTGTGGTGAGGGTCGCGTCTTCGTTGGCCAGCGCCAGGAAGGCTTCGTCATCAACCTTGGCGAGGTCTTCGACCTGATCAATACGAACCCTCTGGGCCCGCGCGACGGCGAGAGCAATATCGTCGGCGACAAGAACGTCACCAGCATCGCGATGGAGGTGCCGACCAGCTGCCTGACGGATGGTGACCCTGTCGTCGGTGCCTGGACGACCGCCAGCGTGCGGCAGGCCCGCGTCATGAACCCCTTCCCGGATATGCCCAGCGGCAGTGACGGTGAAAGCGGTGCGCCGGCCGTCGAGGGTGGGCCCTGGGTGCAGGTCTCGCGTCTCGGCAACCCGCTGGTCAACGAGGTTGTCATCGGCCTCGACAAGAAGGATCGCTTCAACCACAGCGAGCCGGTGGACGATCCCCAGTTCCTGGATTTCGTGACCCACCCGGTGCTGCCGGTGGTGGCCAGTAGCCTGTTTGGAACGGCCGTGCCGGAAACCCCGCGCAACGATCTCGTGCAGGTCTTCCTGACCGGCGTGCCGGGCCTCAACCAGCCCCAGGCCATAGCCGACGGCGAAGGCGCGCCCGGCGAGATCCTGCGTCTGAACACTGCCGTAGCCCCCGTGGCGCCGTCGGATCAGAGCGATATGGGCGTGCTCGCCTGCGATCTGGCCGGCTTCCCGAATGGCCGCCGTCCCTATGACGACGTCACCGACATCGCGCTGACAGCCGCCTTGGGCAGCATCACGGCGGGCAATCCCAACGGGCTGCAGTTCTGCGATACAGGCGCAGAGGGCGGCCCTGCCGTGGTGAACGCGGGCGCGATCGTCACTGACGGCGCGCGTGCGCTCGGGCCGACCGCAGGTACTTCCAACGGCTCCGATACCGCAGGCGGCGTGACCTATCTCGACCGCTTCCCCTATCTGAACACCCCGCTGCCCGGCTCGCCGGCCAACTAA
- a CDS encoding DUF2062 domain-containing protein: MNLRLPQRFRYLRARGHAWLQTHPRTLDALEFTGCLRKGPEAIARGVFIGILVGLTPTVGGQTLLMILGCMMLRGNFPSAFAVSWVSNPFTVAPLYWLFHGIGKGVFQNLSLFDSDAWFVQGIGDDIVFAGLGSLLLALPAAFGSYFLSHRISAALLARRAARVRA; the protein is encoded by the coding sequence ATGAATCTGCGCCTACCCCAGCGTTTCCGCTATCTACGCGCCCGCGGACATGCGTGGCTGCAGACACATCCGCGGACGCTGGACGCACTGGAGTTCACCGGCTGCCTGCGTAAGGGTCCCGAGGCCATTGCGCGCGGCGTCTTCATCGGCATTTTGGTCGGGCTGACACCCACTGTCGGCGGTCAAACGCTGTTGATGATCCTGGGATGCATGATGCTACGCGGCAATTTTCCCAGCGCCTTCGCGGTGTCGTGGGTCAGCAACCCCTTCACCGTCGCACCGCTCTACTGGCTCTTCCACGGCATCGGCAAGGGAGTGTTTCAAAACCTGTCGCTCTTCGACAGCGACGCCTGGTTCGTGCAGGGCATCGGCGATGACATCGTCTTTGCCGGCCTGGGCAGCCTGCTGTTGGCGCTGCCCGCCGCCTTCGGAAGCTATTTCCTATCGCACCGAATCTCGGCGGCCCTTCTCGCACGCCGTGCCGCCCGCGTGCGCGCCTAG
- a CDS encoding DUF4197 domain-containing protein gives MRYSVPLVALLLTLATPPAEANWWERLFGNAPQESETSEDSTDSAPTATRLGSDTIADGLRAALDQGISRAVAELGREDGFWGNPAARVPLPPALEGPAELIRRAGGGAAVDSFRRSLNRAAEQAVPEAAQVFGQVLQAMTLRDVRNILQGAEDAATQYFRTETAETLRARFRPVVAQSIDRAGVGPAYDALLRNAGPYAALVGAPENLEGHVTERALDALFARIATEEARIRSETAARGSELLERVFGG, from the coding sequence ATGCGCTACAGCGTGCCTCTCGTCGCTCTGCTGTTGACCCTCGCCACGCCACCGGCCGAGGCGAACTGGTGGGAACGCCTTTTCGGCAACGCCCCACAGGAAAGCGAGACCAGCGAAGACAGCACCGATTCCGCGCCCACCGCGACCCGGCTGGGCAGCGACACCATCGCGGACGGTCTGCGTGCGGCGCTGGATCAGGGCATCTCGCGCGCGGTGGCCGAACTCGGGCGCGAAGACGGCTTCTGGGGCAACCCCGCTGCGCGCGTTCCGCTGCCGCCCGCGCTGGAAGGCCCCGCCGAGCTCATCCGCCGTGCCGGCGGCGGCGCGGCAGTGGACAGCTTCCGGCGCAGCCTGAACCGCGCTGCTGAGCAGGCAGTGCCCGAGGCTGCGCAGGTTTTCGGGCAGGTCCTGCAGGCCATGACCCTGCGCGACGTACGCAACATCCTGCAGGGCGCCGAGGACGCGGCCACGCAGTACTTCCGCACCGAAACGGCCGAGACGCTGCGCGCGCGCTTTCGGCCCGTGGTGGCGCAGAGCATCGACCGCGCCGGCGTCGGCCCCGCCTACGACGCACTACTGCGCAACGCGGGTCCCTATGCGGCGCTGGTGGGCGCTCCGGAGAATCTGGAGGGCCACGTCACCGAGCGCGCTCTGGACGCCCTTTTTGCGCGCATCGCGACCGAAGAGGCACGCATCCGCAGCGAGACGGCCGCGCGCGGCAGCGAACTTCTGGAGCGCGTCTTCGGCGGCTGA
- a CDS encoding membrane protein — MHIAKAFAAGFAATLIFHQGVYALFHALGLLPNPPFNMAPTWPFGVPAVLSLAFWGGVWGIVLLPLLRTPRTASYWFGGIAAGAVGPSAVALLVVFPLKGMPVAAGWDPLVIGGALILNGAWGFGVCFFLRWLEA, encoded by the coding sequence ATGCATATCGCCAAAGCCTTTGCCGCCGGCTTTGCCGCCACGCTGATCTTTCATCAGGGCGTCTACGCGCTCTTCCACGCCCTGGGGCTGCTACCGAACCCGCCCTTCAATATGGCGCCGACCTGGCCCTTCGGTGTGCCTGCCGTGCTCTCACTGGCCTTCTGGGGTGGCGTCTGGGGCATCGTGCTGCTGCCACTACTCAGAACGCCGCGCACGGCCAGCTACTGGTTCGGCGGCATCGCCGCCGGCGCCGTAGGCCCGAGCGCGGTCGCCCTGCTCGTGGTCTTTCCACTCAAGGGCATGCCCGTGGCCGCGGGCTGGGATCCGCTGGTCATCGGTGGCGCGCTGATTCTGAACGGCGCCTGGGGCTTCGGAGTTTGCTTCTTCCTGCGCTGGCTTGAGGCCTGA
- a CDS encoding 2-dehydropantoate 2-reductase: MPEARGCIVVIGAGSVGCYIGGRLAAAGAPVRFIGRAGIAAEVADHGLTLSDLRGFHAVLAPGAVDFRTEAAAAADASLVLVTVKSAATESAGHELASHLASDVPVISFQNGLHNAEVLAECLPDQPVLAGMVPFNVVNQGQGRFHHGSEGDLEVADSSILDLWQPVFDKAGLPLQRHVDMPAVLWSKLLLNLNNAVNALSGIPLKAELSQRAYRRCVAMAQRETLALLEAVGIRPAKITALPPHWLPAALSMPDWLFRRLGNRMLAIDPLARSSMWEDLERGRRTEIDWINGEVLRLAERLGRQAPVNARMVALIREAEADGRRDWPGEVLLDELRSVAD; the protein is encoded by the coding sequence ATGCCGGAAGCCCGCGGCTGCATCGTTGTCATCGGAGCGGGAAGCGTCGGCTGCTATATCGGCGGCCGGCTCGCCGCCGCGGGGGCGCCGGTGCGCTTCATCGGTCGTGCCGGTATCGCCGCGGAAGTGGCCGACCACGGGCTGACCCTCAGCGACTTGCGCGGCTTCCACGCTGTGTTGGCGCCGGGCGCGGTGGATTTCCGCACCGAAGCCGCTGCTGCGGCCGATGCCAGCCTTGTGCTGGTTACCGTCAAGTCCGCCGCGACGGAGTCCGCCGGCCACGAGCTGGCCAGTCACCTCGCCTCCGACGTGCCGGTGATCAGCTTCCAGAACGGGCTGCACAACGCCGAGGTGCTGGCCGAATGCTTGCCGGATCAGCCGGTGCTGGCCGGCATGGTGCCCTTCAACGTGGTCAATCAGGGGCAGGGGCGCTTTCATCACGGCTCCGAGGGTGATCTCGAGGTCGCTGACAGCAGCATCCTCGATCTTTGGCAGCCGGTGTTCGACAAGGCCGGCCTACCTTTGCAGCGCCACGTCGACATGCCCGCCGTGCTGTGGTCGAAATTGCTGCTGAATCTGAACAACGCCGTCAACGCGCTCTCCGGTATTCCGCTCAAGGCCGAGCTGAGCCAGCGCGCTTATCGCCGCTGCGTGGCGATGGCTCAGCGCGAGACGCTGGCGCTGCTCGAAGCCGTCGGTATCCGGCCCGCGAAGATCACGGCGCTGCCGCCGCACTGGCTGCCCGCCGCGCTGAGCATGCCGGACTGGCTGTTCCGACGGCTGGGCAACCGCATGCTGGCCATCGATCCGCTGGCGCGTTCCTCGATGTGGGAGGACCTCGAGCGTGGCCGACGCACGGAGATCGACTGGATCAACGGCGAGGTCCTTCGCCTGGCCGAGCGGCTGGGGCGACAGGCGCCGGTGAACGCGCGCATGGTGGCCCTCATCCGCGAGGCCGAAGCCGACGGCCGTCGCGATTGGCCCGGCGAGGTGCTGCTCGACGAGCTGCGCTCGGTGGCTGACTAG
- a CDS encoding HupE/UreJ family protein, with the protein MRPVLLSALLLVVAATATTAAHAHKPSDSYLRLSVAGDTLTGRWDIALRDLHELLDLDTDGDGAITWAELRASRHAVIDTATGALRIDGDGRACALDFGPLRVVDHSDGPYAVLALQAQCAAAPLERLRIDYQLLFELDASHRGLLNLQFGGTHSAIFASNARSREFDRTLTSGWVLFWNYLHEGAWHIWVGFDHLLFLLCLLLPAVLQRSPEGWVAAPNGRAAFLGVLSVVTAFTVAHAMSLSAAALDWLRLPTRWVEAAVAATIIFAALNNLLPMVRRRLWLVAFGFGLVHGAGYAGVLAGLGLSTASLALALLGFNLGVEGGQILIAAAFMPLAWWARHAGWYRHGVVVPGSVAAILLGGGWLLQRLFHIRLEGLW; encoded by the coding sequence ATGAGGCCGGTGCTGCTTTCGGCCTTGCTCTTGGTCGTCGCGGCAACGGCGACGACAGCGGCGCACGCCCACAAGCCCAGCGACAGCTATCTGCGCCTAAGCGTGGCCGGGGACACGCTGACCGGCCGTTGGGATATCGCGCTGCGTGATCTGCACGAGTTGCTCGATCTCGACACCGACGGCGACGGCGCCATCACCTGGGCCGAGCTGCGCGCCAGTCGGCATGCCGTTATCGACACAGCCACGGGCGCGCTGCGAATCGACGGCGACGGCCGCGCCTGCGCGCTCGACTTCGGGCCACTGCGCGTGGTCGATCACAGCGACGGGCCCTATGCGGTGCTGGCGCTGCAGGCGCAATGCGCGGCGGCGCCACTGGAGCGCTTGCGCATCGACTACCAGCTGCTCTTCGAGCTGGACGCCAGCCATCGCGGGTTGCTGAATCTGCAGTTCGGCGGCACGCACAGCGCGATTTTCGCGAGCAACGCGCGCAGCCGGGAATTCGATCGCACACTGACCAGCGGCTGGGTGCTGTTCTGGAACTACCTCCACGAAGGCGCCTGGCACATCTGGGTTGGCTTTGATCACCTGCTCTTCCTGCTCTGTCTGCTGCTACCGGCCGTGCTGCAGCGCAGCCCGGAAGGCTGGGTCGCTGCGCCCAACGGCCGCGCGGCCTTCCTGGGCGTGCTGAGCGTCGTCACCGCCTTCACCGTGGCACACGCGATGTCGCTTTCGGCAGCCGCGCTCGACTGGCTGCGCCTGCCGACGCGCTGGGTGGAAGCCGCCGTTGCGGCCACCATCATCTTCGCTGCGCTCAACAATCTGCTGCCCATGGTGCGGCGGCGGCTCTGGCTCGTGGCCTTCGGCTTTGGCCTCGTGCACGGCGCCGGCTACGCCGGCGTGCTGGCCGGCCTCGGCCTGTCAACGGCGAGCCTGGCGCTGGCGCTGCTCGGCTTCAATCTCGGTGTTGAAGGCGGTCAGATTCTGATCGCGGCAGCTTTCATGCCGCTGGCCTGGTGGGCGAGACACGCGGGCTGGTATCGCCACGGCGTGGTCGTGCCCGGTTCGGTGGCCGCCATCCTGCTCGGTGGCGGCTGGCTGCTGCAGCGGCTTTTTCACATCCGTCTGGAGGGACTCTGGTGA
- the arfB gene encoding alternative ribosome rescue aminoacyl-tRNA hydrolase ArfB, giving the protein MKPSPEAEIERALSQARWHAVRAGGPGGQNVNAVSTAVHMRLDLADTELPEAWKQRLLALADGRISDDGRIVIKAQAHRSQDMNRRDAFAALARLLRLGARAPRPRIATKPTRGSRRRRLEAKKQRGARKRLRGRPPDDH; this is encoded by the coding sequence ATGAAGCCTAGCCCGGAAGCCGAGATCGAGCGCGCCCTGTCGCAGGCGCGCTGGCACGCCGTGCGCGCCGGTGGGCCGGGTGGGCAGAACGTCAACGCGGTTTCCACGGCGGTGCATATGCGCCTTGATCTCGCCGATACCGAGTTGCCGGAGGCCTGGAAACAACGGCTGCTCGCATTAGCCGACGGCCGTATCAGCGACGACGGGCGCATCGTCATCAAGGCGCAGGCGCATCGCAGCCAGGATATGAACCGGCGCGACGCCTTTGCGGCGCTGGCGCGCCTGCTGCGCCTGGGAGCCCGCGCGCCGCGGCCGCGCATCGCCACCAAGCCGACACGGGGCAGCCGGCGTCGTCGCCTCGAAGCCAAGAAGCAGCGCGGCGCGCGCAAGCGCCTGCGCGGCCGCCCGCCGGACGATCACTGA